In Cololabis saira isolate AMF1-May2022 chromosome 1, fColSai1.1, whole genome shotgun sequence, the following proteins share a genomic window:
- the aars2 gene encoding alanine--tRNA ligase, mitochondrial, whose amino-acid sequence MFRLLLRRVGPLSGSELLLSPAWTRSCSGFGPPLPAAQVRGTFLDFFRQKHGHLLVPSSPVRPRGDPSLLFVNAGMNQFKPIFLGTADPRSQMASYRRVVNSQKCVRAGGKHNDLDDVGRDVYHHTFFEMLGNWSFGDYFKEEACRMAWSLLTEHYGIPADRLYVSYFGGDAASRLPADEETQQIWLDLGVPPARILPFGLKDNFWEMGDTGPCGPCTEIHYDHLGGRDAARLVNADSPDVVEIWNLVFIQYNRELDQSLRLLPQFSVDTGMGLERLVTVLQGKRSNYDTDLFTPLLDAMHQRSGVGPYGGRTGPADVGQVDLAYRVVADHIRTLSVCIADGVHPGMSGAELVLRRILRRAVRFFIEVLKAPQGALASLVPTVTHILGDVYPELHREADRIMAVIEENEAQFLSSLQQGGRLIRRTLSKKDHKDGVFPASVAWSLHRDLGFPLDLVDLMLEEKGVRVDRQELDRLVAQSQQVGSELQLGGRSQMMLDILSLADLQHRGVPHTNDGLKYQYRLEKGRYEFPACRATVLALYDGKTVVDEVSEGQRCGVVLDKTCFYSEQGGQSHDQGYFTRHGLQDVLYPVEGVVRAGGYVVHQVTAADTLKTGDQVQLHLDQANRLSCMVKHTATHILNFALRKVLGPSVHQRGSHVSADRLRFDFSIKGSLSVSQLQEVERCVNGTISANQVVHSLEVPLQRARSISGLRMVDEDYPDPVRVVSLQVPVSELLDGGTDRDTSVELCCGTHLLQTGAIRDLVIISEKQMVKGISRIVAVTGQDATQAREAGQALSQEVDSLSARLSAPSNLDSAQHLSKEASILSDAVDNTPLPQWQRRELQNHLRALLRTSNTSIRKMESREAADKAQVLLEKNGRKELLVDSVETDSLSVLMKTVNRLSSVTPGSYVMLLAHQRHSGKVLCACQVPKDSPSLPASEWAVAVCHQLGGSAGGSVLVAKGTGSSDDITEALRFAEDFAAQKMT is encoded by the exons ATGTTCCGGCTGCTGCTCCGGAGGGTCGGGCCGCTCAGCGGCTCGGAGCTCCTGCTCTCCCCCGCCTGGACCCGCTCCTGCAGCGGCTTCGGCCCGCCGCTGCCCGCGGCTCAGGTCCGCGGTACCTTCCTGGACTTCTTCCGCCAGAAACATGGACACCTGCTGGTTCCGTCCTCCCCGGTCCGGCCCAGAGGAGACCCCAGCCTGCTGTTCGTCAACGCCGGCATGAACCAG TTTAAGCCGATCTTCCTGGGAACGGCAGACCCCCGCAGCCAGATGGCCTCGTACCGGCGGGTGGTCAACAGCCAGAAATGCGTCCGAGCCGGCGGCAAACACAACGACCTGGACGACGTGGGCCGAGACGTGTACCACCACACCTTCTTTGAGATGCTTGGAAACTGGTCCTTTGGAGACTATTTCAAG GAGGAGGCGTGTCGGATGGCATGGAGCCTCCTCACTGAGCATTATGGGATTCCTGCAGACAGACTCTACGTGTCTTACTTCGGAGGAGACGCTGCGTCGCGGTTACCAGCTGATGAGGAGACGCAGCAGATCTGGTTGGACCTCGG GGTCCCTCCCGCTCGTATCCTGCCATTTGGACTAAAGGACAACTTCTGGGAGATGGGGGACACGGGGCCCTGCGGCCCCTGCACCGAGATACACTATGACCACCTGGGGGGCCGGGATGCCGCCAGACTGGTCAACGCTGACAGTCCAGATGTGGTGGAGATCTGGAACCTGGTCTTCATCCAGTACAACAG ggagctggaccagagcctgcGGCTGCTGCCCCAGTTCAGCGTGGACACTGGGATGGGACTGGAGCGACTGGTGACAGTCCTGCAGGGGAAGCGGTCCAATTACGACACAGACCTGTTCACGCCCCTGCTGGATGCCATGCACCAG AGGTCGGGGGTGGGGCCATACGGCGGCCGGACGGGGCCAGCGGATGTGGGGCAGGTGGATCTGGCTTATAGAGTCGTAGCGGACCACATTCGGACTTTATCGGTCTGCATCGCTGATGGGGTCCACCCAGGGATGTCCGGAGCCGA GTTGGTGTTGAGGAGAATCCTGCGGCGGGCTGTTCGGTTCTTCATCGAGGTCCTGAAGGCTCCTCAGGGAGCGCTGGCCAGCCTGGTTCCCACCGTCACTCATATACTG GGCGACGTGTACCCGGAGCTGCACAGGGAGGCGGATCGG ATCATGGCTGTGATCGAGGAGAACGAGGCTCAGTTCCTGTCGTCGCTGCAGCAGGGCGGCCGGCTGATCCGGCGCACACTCAGCAAGAAGGACCACAAAGATGGCGTCTTCCCTG CCTCGGTGGCCTGGTCTCTACACCGAGACCTGGGTTTTCCTCTGGACCTGGTGGACCTGATGCTGGAAGAGAAGGGGGTCCGTGTGGATCGGCAGGAGCTGGACCGCCTGGTCGCACAGAGCCAGCAG GTGGGatctgagctgcagctgggtGGGCGGTCCCAGATGATGCTGGACATCCTCAGTCTGGCAGATCTGCAGCATCGAGGGGTTCCTCACACCAACGATGGTCTCAAATACCAATACAGGCTGGAGAAGGGCCGATACG AGTTCCCAGCATGCCGTGCGACAGTCCTAGCCCTGTATGATGGCAAGACTGTGGTGGACGAGGTGTCTGAGGGTCAGCGTTGTGGAGTTGTCCTGGACAAGACCTGCTTCTACTCCGAACAGGGAGGGCAGTCACATGACCAGGGATACTTCACCCGCCACGGCCTGCAG GATGTGCTGTACCCTGTGGAGGGGGTGGTACGGGCGGGGGGGTACGTGGTCCATCAGGTGACCGCAGCAGACACCCTGAAGACCGGAGACCAGGTCCAACTGCACCTGGACCAG GCCAACCGGTTGTCCTGTATGGTGAAACACACAGCGACCCACATCCTGAACTTTGCTCTGAGGAAGGTTCTGGGTCCGTCGGTCCACCAGAGAGGCTCTCACGTGTCAGCCGACCGTCTTCGTTTTGACTTCAGCATCAAG GGTTCTCTCAGCGTCTCTCAGCTGCAGGAGGTGGAAAGGTGTGTTAATGGAACCATCTCAGCCAATCAGGTGGTCCACAGCCTGGAGGTTCCTCTACAGAGAGCCAGGAGCATCAGCGGACTAAGGATGGTGGATGAG GATTATCCGGACCCAGTTCGGGTGGTATCGCttcaggttccggtgtccgagCTGCTGGATGGCGGGACAGACAGAGACACGTCTGTGGAGCTCTGCTGTGGAAC CCACCTCTTGCAGACTGGTGCCATCCGGGATCTGGTGATCATCTCAGAGAAGCAGATGGTGAAGGGAATCAGCCGGATTGTGGCTGTGACGGGACAGGATGCTACCCAG GCTCGAGAAGCGGGACAGGCTCTGTCTCAAGAGGTGGACTCTCTGTCAGCCAGACTCTCCGCCCCCTCGAACCTTGACTCCGCCCAGCATCTTTCCAAAGAGGCCAGCATCCTCTCTGAT GCTGTGGACAACACACCCCTCCCCCAGTGGCAGCGCAGAGAGCTGCAGAACCACCTGAGGGCGCTGCTGAGGACCAGTAACACCAGCATCAGGAAGATGGAGTCCAGAGAA GCTGCAGACAAAGCTCAGGTTCTGCTGGAGAAGAATGGCAGgaaggagctgctggtggactCCGTGGAGACGGACTCGCTGTCG GTTCTGATGAAGACTGTAAACCGGCTCAGCTCAGTCACTCCTGGCAGTTATGTGATGCTGCTGGCTCACCAGAGGCATTCTGGGAAGGTTCTGTGTGCCTGTCAGGTTCCTAAG GACTCGCCCAGCCTTCCGGCCTCTGAATGGGCGGTGGCCGTCTGTCACCAACTCGGGGGGAGCGCTGGCGGCTCTGTACTGGTTGCCAAGGGAACAGGAAGCAGCGATGACATCACTGAGGCTCTGAGGTTCGCCGAGGACTTTGCCGCTCAGAAAATGACGTGA
- the alg13 gene encoding putative bifunctional UDP-N-acetylglucosamine transferase and deubiquitinase ALG13 — protein MQKGLKKYFVNMDEYLSSLGLYRKMVARDASSLFRAVSEQLYFSQNYHQKIRQDCANFMRAKRCNFEPFVEGSFEKYLERLEDPKETVGQVEIKALCQLYRRCFLIYRYPGKPATVITEVDFEDKVTLCCSINGHYDIVYPRSYPGSAALCQSLLYELLYTQVFGLEEAELCQAMEAFRVGGRRYRNSPSVCSDVDVGYDTPEDRNHGEELEAGGAAEEKARAAVEEVKAPADAPPPFRLTLSYKVMKSLDGDVYRNLEFDVWQDTCKEMQKTDYMVFAGRQYFLGDKCQVRLEPKGKFYNAFIQEVGTHPAAVTVFIEELGEKHLVPLTDLKPVNPVPAWNVAPPSRKGDMDSDARGQRRHRYFRKSRGSSGVKGAELLMPPPSTYGGPAPSALPPRFQPAGHPRPPPPPSPGAITYETYVPPHHHHHHHPTARPPRYGASRSSARFLNRHLIGPQLTYYHTGRRYYHDYENYAFRSRRSRRHLTAALNKECQFGFPGEVVEEQADLDGAITYYQLDDANEAIFPPLPGTAGAPPPTIGTPSGPSGSSYRVQRASGPLPPTRPPGNSPVCSSEEDQEDVSTVEDQADYAEEFMYSTQDQSYQAPGVYPTADPTPPQDEQEGGVTESLGSQDMNFSYTQQVVKPLAAICSSPSSSSSPPSSPSSRVPATAHLQPNTQTRSGVHTHTRSVTMAIPATAPWLVNELGEPLCAVVAPPPYSYDPNGSDLPRDCRVLQYYFNLGVQWYQQSCWQQQQVYPPTSAEASYPYQHYPSYLSQEPPLHAAPTAFPETGRGAHQPSSYPESSRAADGQMEGHGSGAPPSLEGPTSSVSPAPPGPAPSSAVLYTDQTGLPPPLLHLPYEAPPPAAYMTTAPLSHPAHLPHHSSFHTCLPPSTHWGTLSAGHTQRVYCPAPNPTHVVGYITAPPSQHTATHYIPPSLPPSM, from the exons ATGCAGAAAGGCCTGAAGAAATACTTTGTGAACATGGACGAGTACCTGTCCAGTCTGGGACTGTACCGGAAGATGGTGGCGCGAGACGCCTCCAGTCTGTTCCGGGCCGTGTCGGAGCAG CTGTACTTCTCTCAGAACTACCACCAGAAGATCCGGCAGGACTGTGCCAACTTCATGAGAGCCAAAAGATGCAACTTTGAACCG TTTGTCGAAGGATCGTTTGAGAAGTACCTGGAGCGTCTGGAGGATCCAAAG GAGACGGTGGGTCAGGTGGAGATCAAGGCTCTGTGTCAGCTTTACAG GCGATGTTTCCTGATCTATCGTTACCCTGGGAAACCGGCCACTGTCATCACAGAGGTAGACTTTGAGGACaag GTGACGCTGTGCTGCTCCATCAACGGTCACTACGACATCGTTTACCCGAGGAGTTACCCCggctctgctgctctctgccaGT CTCTGCTGTACGAGCTGCTCTACACTCAGGTGTTCGGCTTGGAGGAGGCGGAGCTCTGTCAAGCCATGGAGGCGTTCAGAGTGGGAGGTCGTCGCTATAGAAACAGTCCATCGGTGTGCAGCGACGTTGACGTTGGATACGACACACCCGAGGACCGAAACCACGG GGAGGagctggaggcgggtggagctgCTGAGGAAAAAGCTCGAGCTGCAGTGGAGGAGGTGAAG GCTCCAGCTGATGCCCCGCCCCCTTTCAGGCTGACCCTTTCCTATAAGGTGATGAAGTCTCTGGATGGAGACGTTTACAGGAACCTGGAGTTCGACGTGTGGCAGGACACCTGCAAAG AGATGCAGAAGACGGACTACATGGTGTTTGCGGGTCGGCAGTACTTCCTGGGAGACAAGTGTCAG GTGCGTCTGGAGCCGAAGGGGAAGTTCTACAATGCCTTCATCCAGGAAGTGGGAACGCACCCGGCAGCCGTCACCGTCTTCATCGAGGAGCTGGGAGAGAA gcACCTGGTCCCTCTGACGGACCTGAAACCAGTCAACCCAGTTCCTGCCTGGAATGTGGCCCCGCCCTCAAGGAAAGGAGATATGG ACTCGGACGCTCGCGGTCAGCGTCGTCATCGCTACTTCAGGAAGTCTCGGGGCAGCAGTGGGGTGAAAGGGGCGGAGCTACTGATGCCACCACCTTCCACTTACGGAGGCCCAGCTCCCTCTGCTCTGCCGCCACGTTTCCAGCCGGCAGGTCACCCCCGTCCGCCGccacctccatcacctggagCCATCACCTATGAGACCTATGTCCccccacaccaccaccaccaccaccaccccacaGCCAGACCGCCTCGCTACGGAGCCTCCAG AAGCTCTGCCCGTTTCCTGAAccgacatctgattggtccgcAGCTGACCTACTACCACACTGGTAGAAGATATTACCATGACTACGAAAACTACGCCTTCAGGTCACG TCGCAGTCGGCGCCACCTGACGGCAGCTCTCAACAAGGAGTGTCAGTTCGGGTTCCCgggggaggtggtggaggaacaGGCGGACCTGGACGGAGCCATCACGTACTACCAGCTGGATGATGCCAACGAAGCCATCTTCCCTCCGCTGCCG GGCACAGCTGGGGCTCCGCCCCCAACCATAGGAACCCCATCAGGGCCCTCGGGCTCTTCCTATAGAGTCCAGAGGGCTTCGGGGCCCCTCCCCCCTACACgtcctccaggaaactccccggTCTGCTCCTCGGAGGAGGACCAGGAGGACGTGAGCACCGTGGAGGACCAGG CTGACTACGCAGAGGAGTTCATGTACAGCACTCAGG ATCAGAGCTACCAGGCGCCAGGTGTTTATCCCACTGCAGACCCCACCCCCCCTCAG gaTGAGCAGGAAGGAGGCGTGACAGAGTCTTTGGGCAGTCAAGACATGAACTTCAGCTACACGCAGCAG gtggTGAAGCCGCTGGCAGCCATCTGCTCTTcaccctcctcttcatcctcaccaccctcctccccctcctcacgAGTTCCTGCGACTGCTCACCTGCAACCAAACACGCAGACGCGCTcaggtgtacacacacacacacgctcgg TTACCATGGCAATCCCAGCCACTGCTCCCTGGTTGGTTAATGAGCTGGGGGAACCTCTGTGCGCCGTCGTGGCTCCGCCCCCTTACTCCTACGATCCAAACGGCAGTGATTTACCACGGGACTGCAGAGTACTGCAGTACTACTTCAACCTGGGCGTTCAG TGGTACCAGCAGAGCTgctggcagcagcagcaggtgtaCCCGCCCACCTCAGCGGAGGCCTCTTACCCCTACCAGCACTACCCCTCCTACCTGAGCCAGGAGCCCCCCCTGCACG CTGCCCCCACGGCGTTCCCTGAGACCGGCCGAGGCGCCCACCAGCCCTCCTCCTACCCAGAATCCTCCAGGGCAGCAGACGGACAGATGGAGGGACACGGCAGCG GAGCACCACCCTCATTGGAAGGCCCCACCTCCTCCGTCAGCCCCGCCCCTccaggccccgccccttcatcggCTGTCCTCTACACGGATCAGACTGGTCTCCCCCCCCCGCTGCTGCACCTCCCGtatgaagccccgccccctgcagcCTACATGACCACGGCCCCTCTCTCTCACCCCGCCCACCTGCCCCACCACTCCTCCTTCCACACCTGCCTGCCCCCCTCCACCCACTGGGGGACGCTCTCTGCAGGCCACACCCAACGGGTCTACTGTCCTGCCCCCAACCCCACCCACGTGGTCGGCTACATCACTGCCCCGCCCTCTCAGCACACGGCCACCCACTACATCCCCCCCTCCCTGCCCCCCTCCATGTGA